A single window of Methylomarinum sp. Ch1-1 DNA harbors:
- the cysN gene encoding sulfate adenylyltransferase subunit CysN — translation MSHQSDLISTDINAYLAQHERKELLRFLTCGNVDDGKSTLIGRLLHDSKMIYEDQLAAVQADSVKSGTTGAGNVDLALLVDGLQAEREQGITIDVAYRYFSTSTRKFIIADTPGHEQYTRNMATGASTCDLAVILIDARFGVQTQTKRHSFIASLLGIKHIIVAINKMDLVEYNEETFNEIRDDYLAFTKTLNLQDVHFIPLSALDGDNVVNPSPNMPWFSGKPLMELLNSIEIASDHNFRDARFPVQYVNRPNLDFRGFCGTIASGVFHKGDSITALPSGKHSRIKSIVTYEGELEEAFASMAVTLTLEDEIDISRGDTIVGSSSSMPIVADKFKANIVWMTEKAMIPGRQYTIKLATRSVSGSVSTIHHRIDVNTLEHHDADELQLNEIASCTVSVNAPAVFDPYTQSKGTGAFIIIDRLTNVTVGAGMISGTSDSADLPPVTAEDRAARFGQKPAIITLTGSESAERAYQLERKLFDTGHATTVLENQEQNLTVLLPVIKHAGLISICVDCAGDVADLSFDTDQQDMDAIYNALKGSDTI, via the coding sequence ATGTCCCATCAATCAGATTTAATCAGTACCGATATTAACGCCTATCTGGCTCAACACGAACGCAAGGAACTGCTGCGTTTTTTAACCTGCGGCAACGTCGACGACGGTAAAAGCACCCTGATCGGTCGCCTACTCCATGATTCCAAGATGATTTATGAAGACCAGTTGGCGGCGGTACAGGCGGATAGCGTCAAATCCGGCACCACCGGCGCCGGCAACGTTGATCTGGCGTTGCTGGTGGACGGCCTGCAAGCGGAGCGCGAGCAAGGCATCACCATCGACGTGGCCTATCGCTATTTTTCCACGTCGACCCGTAAATTCATCATCGCCGATACGCCTGGACACGAACAGTACACCCGCAACATGGCGACCGGCGCCTCCACCTGCGATCTGGCGGTCATCTTGATCGACGCCCGTTTCGGTGTGCAAACCCAAACCAAACGCCACAGCTTCATCGCCTCGTTGCTGGGCATCAAGCATATTATCGTCGCGATCAACAAAATGGATCTGGTTGAATACAACGAAGAAACGTTCAACGAGATTAGAGACGATTATCTCGCCTTCACGAAAACGCTGAATTTACAAGACGTTCACTTCATCCCCCTTTCGGCGCTAGACGGCGATAACGTCGTCAATCCCAGTCCGAACATGCCTTGGTTCTCCGGCAAGCCATTGATGGAATTGCTGAACTCCATCGAAATCGCCAGCGACCATAATTTCCGCGACGCTCGTTTTCCGGTGCAATACGTGAACCGTCCAAACCTCGATTTCCGCGGGTTCTGCGGCACCATCGCCTCCGGCGTATTTCATAAAGGCGACTCGATCACAGCCTTGCCGTCCGGCAAACATAGCCGCATTAAATCCATCGTCACCTATGAAGGCGAACTGGAAGAGGCTTTTGCAAGCATGGCGGTCACATTGACGCTGGAAGATGAAATCGATATCAGCCGCGGCGATACGATCGTCGGCAGCAGTTCGTCCATGCCGATAGTGGCCGACAAATTCAAGGCCAACATCGTCTGGATGACCGAAAAAGCCATGATACCGGGCCGTCAATACACGATCAAACTGGCTACCCGCAGCGTCTCCGGCTCCGTGTCGACGATCCATCACCGCATCGATGTCAACACACTGGAACACCATGACGCCGATGAATTGCAACTAAATGAAATAGCCTCATGCACCGTTTCGGTCAATGCGCCGGCCGTTTTCGACCCCTATACACAAAGCAAAGGCACCGGCGCCTTCATCATCATAGATCGCCTGACCAACGTCACCGTCGGCGCCGGCATGATCAGCGGCACGTCCGATAGCGCCGATCTGCCGCCAGTGACGGCTGAAGATCGCGCCGCACGTTTCGGCCAAAAACCAGCGATCATCACATTGACCGGAAGCGAAAGCGCCGAACGCGCCTATCAGCTGGAACGAAAACTGTTCGACACCGGACACGCCACCACGGTCCTGGAAAATCAAGAGCAAAACCTCACGGTGCTGCTGCCGGTCATCAAACATGCCGGACTGATCAGCATCTGCGTCGATTGCGCCGGCGATGTCGCCGATTTGTCGTTTGACACCGACCAACAGGACATGGACGCCATCTACAATGCGCTGAAAGGCAGCGATACGATTTGA
- a CDS encoding threonine aldolase family protein, which translates to MAQRHFISDNASGIHPQVLQAIAAANTGHQPAYGQDDMTIRAEDLFRRHFGADTICFFTLTGTAANIIALQSVVHSFEAIICADCAHLHRDECGAPEKFMGCKLLTAATDNGKITPATITPLLRDTHIIHRAQPKVVSLAQCTEWGTVYTPEELKTLSDFCHEHRLLLHMDGARLSNAAAALELSLKEITTDCGVDMLSFGGSKNGLMNAEAVLFFDPELATHTAFYRKQAMQLAAKMRFIAAQFVALLDGDLWRDNAAHANQMARLLAKEIGNDVEIVMPVTTNAIFARIPADCVEPLQQHYQFSLWNSHESIVRWMTSFDTSEHDVRTFAESIREQMNSLTASH; encoded by the coding sequence ATGGCGCAACGACATTTTATCAGCGACAACGCCTCGGGCATCCACCCGCAGGTCTTGCAAGCCATCGCCGCGGCCAATACCGGTCATCAACCCGCTTATGGCCAGGACGACATGACTATCCGAGCGGAAGACCTGTTCAGGCGTCATTTCGGCGCGGACACGATCTGTTTTTTCACTCTGACCGGCACCGCCGCCAACATCATCGCCTTACAAAGCGTCGTCCACTCGTTCGAAGCCATCATTTGCGCCGATTGCGCCCATCTGCATCGTGATGAATGCGGAGCGCCGGAAAAATTCATGGGCTGCAAGCTATTGACGGCAGCGACGGACAACGGAAAAATCACCCCGGCGACGATAACCCCCCTGTTGCGTGACACCCACATCATTCATCGAGCGCAACCTAAAGTCGTCTCGCTCGCCCAATGCACCGAATGGGGCACAGTGTACACGCCCGAAGAATTGAAAACATTATCGGATTTTTGCCATGAGCACCGCTTGCTGCTGCATATGGACGGCGCACGTTTATCCAATGCGGCGGCGGCGCTCGAACTGTCGCTAAAAGAAATCACCACGGACTGCGGCGTCGATATGCTATCTTTCGGAGGCTCCAAAAATGGTCTAATGAACGCCGAGGCCGTGTTATTTTTTGACCCGGAACTGGCGACTCATACTGCCTTTTACCGCAAACAAGCAATGCAGCTCGCCGCCAAAATGCGCTTTATCGCGGCTCAATTCGTCGCCCTGCTCGATGGCGATTTGTGGCGGGACAATGCCGCCCACGCCAATCAAATGGCGCGACTACTGGCTAAAGAAATCGGCAATGATGTCGAGATTGTGATGCCGGTGACAACGAATGCGATCTTTGCCCGTATTCCAGCTGACTGCGTCGAACCGTTGCAACAGCACTATCAATTTTCCCTCTGGAACAGCCATGAGTCGATCGTGCGCTGGATGACGTCCTTCGATACCAGCGAACATGATGTCCGGACTTTTGCCGAAAGCATCCGGGAACAGATGAATTCGTTAACTGCTAGCCATTGA
- the cysD gene encoding sulfate adenylyltransferase subunit CysD, with translation MTDYKLTHLKQLEAESIHIIREVAAEFEKPVMLYSIGKDSAVMLHLAMKAFHPGKPPFPLLHVDTTWKFKEMIQFRDQLVKDLGLELLVHINQEGVEQGIGPFTHGSKKHTDVMKTESLKQALNKYQFDAAFGGARRDEEKSRAKERVYSFRDKNHGWDPKNQRPELWNIYNGRIDKGESIRVFPLSNWTELDVWQYIHLENIPIVPLYFAKKRPVVEKDGMLIMVDDDRMPIGPDDKIEMKMVRFRTLGCYPLTGAVESTATTLPEIIQEMLLTTTSERQGRLIDFDQAGSMEQKKREGYF, from the coding sequence ATGACTGATTATAAACTAACTCACCTGAAACAACTTGAAGCTGAAAGTATTCATATAATTCGTGAAGTGGCGGCGGAATTCGAAAAGCCGGTGATGTTGTATTCTATCGGCAAGGATTCCGCGGTGATGCTGCATTTGGCAATGAAGGCCTTTCACCCGGGCAAACCTCCTTTTCCCTTATTGCATGTCGACACCACATGGAAATTCAAGGAAATGATCCAATTCCGCGATCAACTGGTGAAAGACCTAGGTCTCGAGCTGTTGGTTCATATCAACCAGGAAGGCGTCGAACAAGGCATAGGCCCATTCACTCACGGCAGTAAAAAACATACCGACGTGATGAAGACCGAGTCTTTGAAGCAAGCGCTGAACAAATACCAATTCGACGCGGCCTTCGGCGGCGCAAGACGCGACGAGGAGAAATCGCGGGCCAAGGAGCGGGTCTATTCATTTCGCGATAAAAACCATGGTTGGGATCCGAAAAATCAGCGCCCGGAACTCTGGAACATTTATAACGGCAGAATCGACAAAGGCGAAAGCATACGCGTATTCCCGTTATCCAACTGGACCGAATTGGATGTCTGGCAATATATTCATCTGGAAAACATCCCTATCGTACCGCTGTATTTCGCCAAGAAACGTCCAGTCGTCGAAAAAGACGGCATGTTGATCATGGTCGATGACGACCGCATGCCGATCGGTCCAGACGATAAGATAGAAATGAAAATGGTGCGTTTTCGCACCCTCGGCTGCTACCCACTGACCGGAGCGGTGGAATCGACCGCCACGACACTGCCGGAAATCATTCAGGAAATGCTGTTAACCACGACCTCCGAACGCCAGGGCCGCCTGATCGACTTTGACCAAGCCGGCTCGATGGAACAAAAGAAACGGGAAGGATACTTTTAA
- a CDS encoding four helix bundle protein, translating to MRFEDLEVWKRSSRLCVEIFKEFSNLKDYGFKDQITRSSLSIPCNIAEGFERETDKDGNKFFYYAKGSCGELRTQIYIGIEIGYIEKEKGLHWKNEAEQLSKMLSALIKSRSL from the coding sequence ATGCGCTTCGAGGACCTAGAAGTCTGGAAACGATCTTCAAGGCTTTGCGTTGAAATCTTTAAAGAGTTTAGCAACTTAAAAGATTATGGCTTTAAAGATCAAATAACCCGTAGCAGCTTATCCATTCCTTGCAACATTGCCGAAGGTTTTGAACGGGAAACGGATAAAGACGGTAACAAATTCTTTTATTACGCAAAAGGCTCATGTGGCGAATTACGAACACAGATTTATATAGGCATTGAAATTGGTTACATCGAAAAAGAAAAAGGTTTGCATTGGAAAAATGAAGCGGAACAGCTTTCAAAAATGCTATCTGCACTCATAAAATCCAGAAGCCTTTGA
- the queG gene encoding tRNA epoxyqueuosine(34) reductase QueG: MAQTKSPDFIRLSQQIKTWGIALGFQQIGISDTQLSEAEQHLHHWLAKGYHGEMDYMDRHGLKRSRPALLQEGTVSIISARMDYMPESQTLTEQTLSEPTAAFVSRYALGRDYHKLMRNRLQKLANKITEEIGPFGYRAFVDSAPVLEKAIAEKAGLGWIGKHSNLINRKAGSWFFLGEIYTDLPLPSDSKAAAHCGSCRACLDICPTQAIVAPYQVDARRCISYLTIELHGSIPEPLRPLLGNRIYGCDDCQLICPWNRFAKLSRENDFTPRHNLNNAELVELFNWEEQEFLQKTEGSAIRRIGHQRWLRNIAVALGNGKASESAIDALSKRQNHSSELVREHVQWALFNLANAK, encoded by the coding sequence ATGGCCCAAACAAAATCCCCCGACTTTATTCGATTAAGCCAACAAATCAAGACCTGGGGCATAGCGCTCGGCTTCCAACAAATCGGCATCAGCGATACACAACTCTCGGAAGCCGAACAACATCTGCATCACTGGCTGGCTAAGGGCTATCACGGTGAAATGGACTATATGGACCGGCACGGTCTGAAGCGCAGTCGCCCCGCCCTGTTGCAGGAAGGCACGGTCAGCATCATTTCGGCGCGCATGGATTACATGCCGGAATCTCAAACGCTGACCGAACAGACTTTAAGCGAACCGACAGCCGCCTTCGTTTCTCGCTACGCGCTGGGCCGAGACTACCACAAGCTGATGCGCAACCGCTTGCAGAAATTGGCCAACAAAATTACCGAGGAAATCGGCCCTTTCGGTTATCGGGCATTCGTCGACAGCGCGCCGGTACTGGAAAAAGCGATCGCCGAAAAAGCCGGTTTGGGCTGGATCGGCAAACACTCGAACCTGATCAATCGCAAAGCCGGTTCCTGGTTCTTTCTCGGTGAAATTTACACCGACCTGCCCCTGCCCAGCGACAGCAAAGCGGCGGCGCATTGCGGCAGTTGCCGCGCCTGCCTGGACATCTGCCCGACCCAAGCCATCGTCGCTCCCTATCAAGTCGACGCGAGACGTTGCATTTCCTATTTAACCATCGAACTGCACGGCTCGATCCCGGAACCGTTAAGACCGCTGCTCGGCAACCGCATTTACGGCTGCGACGACTGTCAATTGATTTGTCCTTGGAACCGCTTTGCCAAACTCAGCCGAGAAAACGATTTCACGCCCCGCCACAACTTGAATAACGCAGAGCTGGTTGAATTATTCAATTGGGAGGAACAGGAATTTCTGCAAAAGACCGAAGGCTCGGCGATCAGGCGCATCGGCCATCAGCGCTGGCTGAGGAATATCGCCGTCGCGCTGGGCAACGGCAAAGCCAGCGAATCGGCGATCGACGCCTTGTCAAAACGACAGAATCATTCTTCCGAATTGGTCAGAGAACATGTGCAGTGGGCATTGTTCAATTTGGCCAACGCCAAATAA
- a CDS encoding DNA translocase FtsK, giving the protein MVAVIEEKTVRGLREAAFLAFLSCALFFFIALITFDLEDAGWSHSGSMQTISNACGVVGAWLSDFVLSFFGLMAYLFPVMILWHGYLVYTKAKLKGSKFVLAVRWSGFLATMASGAALFYLHLLRIQLELPGSTGGVLGQEIGDALVIILGDSGATLLLLAIFLAGITLFTGLSWFALMDFVGKYSLLACTLLYRKVTEQLRGYQTNKGSQPKPVIKKRKEPKVAKEAKEPNKAKVKIAPVIKSVMSSDREKKESQIDLFDDKSLIGALPPLSLLEKREIKVEGYSPADLEDMSRHVEDLLQDYNIAVEVVAVHPGPVITRFELQLAAGVKVSRISGLAKDLARGLSVTSVRIVEVIEGKSVIGLEIPNQEREMVALRDLLASRNFEKAKSKLTFAMGKDIAGSPVVSDLAKMPHALVAGTTGSGKSVAINTMILSLLYKSRPEDVRLIMIDPKMLELSVYEGIPHLLTPVVTDMKDAQNALRWAVAEMERRYKLMSKVGVRNLAGFNQLIKDAEKRGEPIRDPLFQLDRPLEEGEEFPVLTALPSIVIVIDELADMMMIVGKKVEELIARLAQKARAAGIHLVLATQRPSVDVLTGLIKANIPTRISFQVSSRIDSRTVLDQGGAEALLGNGDMLFLPSGTSIPLRAHGAFVDDNEVHRVVEFLKKTGPVDYLEEITQERTDTGDIASGEGAAAEMDNLYDEAVQFVTESRKASISSVQRRFKVGYNRAARMIEDMEAAGVVSSPEGNGSREVLAPPPPKD; this is encoded by the coding sequence ATGGTTGCTGTTATAGAAGAAAAGACCGTGCGAGGTTTGCGCGAGGCTGCGTTTTTGGCCTTTTTAAGCTGTGCGCTGTTTTTTTTCATCGCCTTGATCACTTTTGACCTTGAGGATGCGGGTTGGAGCCACAGCGGCTCCATGCAAACCATCAGCAATGCCTGTGGGGTGGTCGGCGCTTGGTTGTCCGATTTCGTTCTCAGCTTCTTTGGTCTGATGGCCTATTTATTTCCGGTCATGATCTTGTGGCATGGCTATCTGGTCTACACCAAGGCTAAGTTGAAAGGCAGTAAATTTGTTCTTGCCGTTCGCTGGAGCGGTTTTTTGGCCACGATGGCTTCAGGCGCGGCGTTATTTTATCTGCACCTGTTAAGAATTCAGTTGGAATTGCCCGGGAGCACCGGCGGCGTCTTGGGACAGGAAATCGGCGACGCGTTGGTGATTATTTTGGGGGATTCCGGCGCAACCTTGTTGTTGCTAGCCATTTTTCTGGCCGGCATCACTTTGTTTACCGGCCTGTCTTGGTTCGCTCTGATGGACTTTGTCGGCAAATATTCCTTGTTGGCGTGTACCTTGCTGTACCGCAAAGTCACTGAACAGCTAAGAGGTTATCAGACAAACAAGGGCAGCCAACCTAAGCCGGTGATTAAGAAACGGAAAGAGCCGAAGGTGGCGAAGGAGGCTAAAGAACCGAATAAGGCGAAAGTTAAAATCGCGCCGGTGATTAAGAGTGTCATGAGCAGCGATCGGGAGAAAAAAGAATCCCAAATCGATCTGTTCGACGATAAATCATTGATAGGGGCCTTGCCGCCGCTGTCGTTGTTGGAAAAACGCGAGATCAAGGTCGAAGGCTATTCGCCAGCCGACCTGGAGGACATGTCCAGGCATGTCGAGGATCTGTTGCAGGATTACAATATCGCCGTCGAGGTGGTGGCTGTGCATCCGGGGCCGGTGATCACTCGCTTTGAACTGCAACTGGCGGCCGGCGTGAAAGTCAGTCGCATCAGCGGTCTGGCGAAAGATTTGGCGCGCGGACTTTCCGTCACCAGCGTGCGTATCGTCGAAGTGATTGAAGGCAAGAGCGTGATCGGTTTGGAGATCCCCAACCAGGAGAGGGAAATGGTCGCCCTCCGAGACTTGCTGGCCTCGCGTAATTTTGAAAAGGCTAAATCGAAGCTGACCTTTGCGATGGGTAAGGATATCGCCGGCTCGCCGGTGGTGTCGGACTTGGCTAAGATGCCTCATGCCCTGGTCGCGGGGACGACCGGTTCCGGTAAGTCGGTTGCCATCAACACGATGATCCTGAGCTTGCTGTATAAATCCCGACCTGAGGATGTGCGCCTGATCATGATCGATCCGAAAATGTTGGAGCTATCGGTCTATGAAGGTATTCCTCATCTGTTGACGCCGGTAGTCACCGATATGAAAGACGCGCAGAACGCCTTGCGCTGGGCCGTTGCCGAAATGGAACGTCGTTACAAACTGATGTCCAAGGTCGGCGTAAGGAATCTGGCCGGTTTCAATCAGTTGATTAAGGATGCCGAGAAAAGAGGCGAGCCGATACGTGATCCGCTGTTTCAATTGGATAGGCCGCTGGAAGAAGGCGAGGAATTTCCGGTATTGACGGCCTTGCCCAGCATCGTCATCGTCATCGACGAGCTGGCCGATATGATGATGATCGTCGGCAAAAAAGTGGAAGAGTTGATCGCGCGATTGGCGCAAAAGGCTCGCGCCGCCGGCATTCATTTGGTGCTGGCCACGCAAAGGCCTTCGGTCGACGTGTTGACCGGCCTGATCAAGGCGAATATTCCGACTCGTATTTCATTTCAGGTGTCTTCGCGCATCGATTCCAGAACGGTATTGGATCAGGGGGGGGCGGAAGCATTGTTAGGCAATGGCGACATGTTGTTCCTGCCTTCCGGCACCAGTATTCCACTCCGGGCTCATGGCGCATTTGTCGACGACAACGAAGTTCATCGGGTCGTGGAATTCTTGAAGAAAACCGGCCCGGTTGATTATTTGGAGGAAATCACTCAGGAGCGCACCGACACCGGCGATATCGCGTCTGGCGAAGGTGCGGCAGCGGAAATGGACAACTTGTATGACGAGGCCGTGCAGTTCGTCACCGAGTCTCGCAAGGCTTCTATTTCCAGCGTACAGCGGCGATTCAAGGTCGGTTATAATCGTGCCGCCAGAATGATTGAAGACATGGAGGCGGCCGGAGTGGTCAGTTCGCCGGAAGGAAACGGCAGTCGTGAAGTGTTGGCGCCACCGCCGCCTAAGGATTGA
- a CDS encoding DUF3754 domain-containing protein: protein MIEKARSQVYKEESDERFIPIRLNDIVTNLMVDLDLSSEDQLLFKRFCKIFVALYHAKFFAALQNLKENYLPFSPDRTTLPLRRYSNAELMKRRANLIEDIQTIINKANYSLITQDELNRALAEISPYGLDVSVDFDDFDEILIYYRGMSNQIEHKRSWRTFFLRTEAVEIPIYRRLFMVLKLKSSCSQSSKTSFFVDPKAYLTEKWHHLFQYKMAQGGDSSFIYLKLFKDIPKSDLEMLFPNTRVEMQRFDKVTMGVSGSGGIIGGVMAAVSKIARAAHPATIMLAFAGFIGIIWREASKVLSSRNRYFATLASSLYFHNLDNNLGVLSNLIEMAEEEECKEALLVYGFLLAQRQELCSQKQLDQKVEKYLQESYGVQVDFELSDGVRKLRESGLIEESDDNLIKACPLVSALARLDREWDDLFSFGDTSAEASLSMPV, encoded by the coding sequence ATGATAGAGAAAGCGAGAAGTCAAGTGTATAAAGAAGAGAGTGATGAGCGTTTTATTCCAATTAGGTTAAACGATATCGTCACTAATTTAATGGTTGATCTTGATTTATCTTCTGAAGATCAATTGCTTTTTAAACGGTTTTGCAAGATATTTGTGGCTCTTTATCACGCTAAGTTCTTTGCCGCATTGCAAAACTTAAAAGAAAACTACTTGCCGTTTAGCCCGGATCGTACGACTTTGCCACTTCGGCGCTATTCAAATGCCGAGTTGATGAAGCGAAGAGCAAATTTGATTGAAGACATTCAAACAATTATCAATAAAGCCAATTACAGCTTGATTACGCAAGATGAGTTGAATCGTGCGTTAGCTGAAATTTCACCCTATGGGCTTGATGTCTCGGTCGATTTCGACGATTTCGACGAAATTCTTATTTATTACCGAGGGATGTCTAATCAAATCGAGCATAAACGATCCTGGCGAACGTTTTTTTTGCGAACAGAAGCGGTCGAAATTCCAATTTATCGAAGATTGTTCATGGTGCTCAAGCTGAAATCGTCGTGCAGTCAGTCAAGCAAAACGTCATTCTTCGTAGATCCGAAAGCCTATTTGACAGAAAAATGGCATCATCTTTTTCAATATAAGATGGCTCAAGGGGGTGACAGTTCGTTTATTTATCTAAAACTATTTAAAGATATTCCAAAATCCGATTTGGAGATGTTGTTCCCGAATACGCGAGTGGAAATGCAGCGCTTCGATAAAGTCACCATGGGAGTCAGCGGTAGTGGCGGCATTATTGGCGGCGTCATGGCGGCTGTGTCGAAAATTGCCAGGGCGGCTCATCCCGCGACCATCATGCTGGCGTTTGCCGGTTTCATAGGCATTATCTGGCGGGAGGCCAGCAAGGTCCTTTCCAGTCGAAACCGCTATTTTGCGACGCTTGCCAGCAGTCTTTATTTTCATAATCTCGACAATAATCTGGGCGTGCTCTCCAACCTGATCGAAATGGCGGAAGAAGAGGAGTGCAAGGAGGCGCTCCTGGTTTACGGTTTCCTTTTAGCGCAGCGACAGGAGTTGTGTTCTCAGAAGCAGTTGGATCAGAAGGTGGAGAAATATTTGCAAGAATCTTATGGCGTCCAAGTCGATTTCGAATTGAGCGACGGGGTCCGTAAGCTTCGCGAGTCGGGTTTGATAGAAGAAAGCGACGATAATTTGATAAAAGCTTGTCCATTGGTAAGCGCTTTGGCTCGCCTGGACCGGGAATGGGACGACCTGTTTTCATTTGGGGATACATCCGCGGAAGCTTCGCTATCGATGCCAGTTTGA
- the acs gene encoding acetate--CoA ligase — translation MSEHKIYEVSPENAAHAHINAESYQALYRQSIADPEAFWAEQAENFLDWIQPWDKVLDYDYPKGEISWFSGGKLNVSANCLDRHLEKRGDQVAIIWEGDDPSQDKKITYRQLHEQVCKFANVLKTQGVKKGDRVCIYLPMLAEAAVVILACTRIGAIHSIVFGGFSADSLKDRILDADCQYLICADEGYRGGKTVPSKIHADKAAASCPNLHKIIVIENTGNDIPWSEGRDLWYHEAMAEASADCPPEAMDAEDPLFILYTSGSTGKPKGVQHTTGGYLLYTAMTHKYVFDYHDGDIYWCTADIGWVTGHSYIIYGPLCNGATTLMFEGVPTYPAADRFWQVIDKHRVNIFYTAPTAIRSLMAQGDDYVERTERSSLKLLGSVGEPINPEAWEWYYQVVGNQRCPIVDTWWQTETGGILITPLPGATRLKPGSATLPFFGVKPEILDNEGNVLTGEAEGLLVISFPWPGQSRSVYGDHQRFVDTYFKNFPGYYFTGDGARRDKDGYYWITGRVDDVINVSGHRMGTAEVESALVLHDDVAEAAVVGYPHNIKGQGIYAYVTLNVGVEPSEKLRQELIQLVRDEIGPIAHPDIIQWAPGLPKTRSGKIMRRILRKVAANELNNLGDTSTLADPAVVDEIIDHRANK, via the coding sequence ATGTCAGAACACAAGATTTATGAGGTCAGCCCCGAAAACGCCGCACATGCGCACATCAATGCTGAAAGCTATCAAGCTTTGTATCGGCAATCGATCGCCGACCCGGAAGCCTTCTGGGCCGAACAGGCCGAAAATTTCCTGGACTGGATACAGCCCTGGGACAAGGTGCTGGACTACGATTACCCTAAGGGCGAAATCAGCTGGTTTAGCGGCGGCAAACTGAATGTCAGCGCCAATTGCCTGGACCGTCACCTGGAAAAACGAGGCGACCAGGTGGCAATCATCTGGGAAGGCGACGACCCCAGCCAAGACAAGAAAATCACCTATCGCCAGCTGCATGAACAGGTCTGTAAATTCGCCAACGTTCTCAAGACTCAAGGCGTTAAAAAAGGCGACAGGGTCTGCATCTATCTACCGATGCTGGCCGAGGCCGCCGTCGTCATCCTCGCCTGCACGCGTATCGGCGCGATACACTCGATCGTGTTCGGCGGCTTTTCGGCCGACTCCTTGAAAGACCGTATCCTGGACGCAGACTGCCAATACCTGATCTGCGCCGACGAAGGTTATCGCGGCGGCAAAACGGTGCCTTCCAAGATCCATGCCGACAAAGCGGCGGCAAGCTGCCCGAATCTGCACAAAATCATCGTTATCGAAAACACCGGCAACGACATTCCCTGGAGCGAAGGCCGCGATCTCTGGTATCACGAAGCGATGGCGGAAGCTTCCGCCGACTGCCCGCCGGAAGCGATGGATGCCGAAGATCCATTATTCATCCTGTACACCTCAGGCTCGACCGGCAAACCGAAAGGCGTCCAGCACACCACCGGCGGTTATCTGCTCTATACCGCAATGACGCATAAATACGTGTTCGACTATCATGACGGCGACATCTACTGGTGCACCGCCGATATCGGCTGGGTTACCGGCCATTCCTATATCATCTACGGCCCGTTATGCAACGGCGCGACCACGCTGATGTTCGAAGGCGTACCGACCTATCCGGCCGCCGACCGTTTCTGGCAAGTGATCGACAAACACCGGGTCAATATTTTTTATACCGCCCCGACCGCAATCCGCTCATTAATGGCGCAGGGCGACGACTATGTCGAACGCACCGAGCGCAGTAGCCTGAAACTGCTGGGCAGCGTCGGCGAACCGATCAACCCGGAAGCCTGGGAATGGTATTATCAGGTTGTCGGCAACCAACGCTGCCCGATTGTCGACACCTGGTGGCAAACCGAAACCGGCGGCATCCTGATCACGCCATTGCCAGGCGCTACCCGACTGAAACCGGGCTCCGCGACACTGCCGTTTTTTGGCGTGAAACCGGAAATACTCGATAACGAAGGCAACGTGCTGACCGGAGAAGCGGAAGGCCTACTGGTGATCAGCTTTCCATGGCCCGGGCAGTCCCGCAGCGTCTATGGCGATCATCAGCGTTTCGTCGACACCTACTTCAAGAACTTCCCCGGCTATTATTTCACCGGCGATGGCGCCCGCCGGGATAAAGACGGTTACTACTGGATTACCGGTCGCGTCGACGATGTAATCAACGTTTCCGGTCACCGCATGGGCACCGCCGAAGTGGAAAGCGCACTGGTGCTGCATGACGATGTCGCCGAAGCGGCCGTAGTCGGCTATCCACACAACATCAAAGGCCAAGGCATCTACGCCTATGTCACGCTGAATGTCGGCGTCGAACCCAGTGAGAAACTGCGTCAGGAACTGATCCAGCTGGTCAGGGACGAAATCGGCCCGATCGCTCATCCCGACATCATACAATGGGCGCCGGGCTTGCCTAAAACCCGCTCGGGCAAGATCATGCGCCGGATTCTACGCAAAGTGGCCGCTAACGAATTGAATAATCTCGGCGACACCTCGACGCTGGCCGACCCCGCCGTCGTCGATGAAATCATCGATCATCGGGCGAATAAGTAA